From Pseudomonas poae, the proteins below share one genomic window:
- a CDS encoding alpha-2-macroglobulin — translation MLNKGMFLACALALLSACDSSDKPAVPPAPTVATAPKPAKAAVDVAALKQRYAGRELNVVDVSEVQLDGASTLSVSFSIPLDPDQKFADKLHLVDSKSGKVDGAWELSDNLMELRLRHLEPQRKLVLTVDAGVKAVNDNALAAEYSARLETRDLQATVGFASRGTLLPTRLAEGLPVIALNVDKVDVEFFRIKPESLPAFLAQWGRNTSLQSYESRELLPMADLVYGGRFDLNPARNTRETLLLPIAGLKPLQQPGVYLAVMRTSGSYDYSQPATLFTLSDIGLSVHRYANRLDVFTQALEGGKALDGVDLEVLDANGRVLGQGKTEKGGHAELPLPKKAQVLLAKQGEQTSMLRLDSAALDLAEFDIGGQPSHPLQFFVFGPRDLYRPGETVLLNALLRDKDGNAVKPQPVSVEVRRPDEQVSRKFVWDADASGLYQYALQLAGEAPTGRWQLVFDLGDGKPQLYEFLVEDFLPERLALELKGSDTALSPADNPTIHVNGRYLYGAPASGNRVSGQVYVRPLREAVKSLPGYQFGSVTEEELSQDFELDESVLDAKGQEELTLESKWADAKSPLQLIVQASLQESGGRPITRRLVQPIWPAEQLPGLRGLFDGKETNGDGPAEFEVLVANQEGQKLAAQNLKVRLVRERRDYYWNYSESDGWSYHFNEKFLNLDEQSLNIKAGDTAKVSFQVEWGPYRVEVEDPQTGLVSSLRFWAGYQAQDNTEGGAVRPDQIKLALDKPAYGDGDTATVTVTPPAAGKGYLLVESAEGPLWWQEIDVPAEGKSFAVKLDPKWSRHDLYVSALVIRPGERKANITPKRAVGLLHLPLDRTQRKLSLTLTAPEKMRPKQPLTVKVTAKNADGSVPKQVHVLVAAVDVGILNITEYPTPDPYSSLFGRKAYGVDQFDIYGQLIEAGQGRLASLAFGGDAALAKGGKRPDTSVTIVALQSASVTLNEQGEGEVSVNIPDFNGELRLMAQAWSDDRYGMAEGKTVIAAPLIAELSAPRFLAGGDQTTLALDLSNLSGKAQKLDVQLSAEGQLELVNGGLQTVELKQGQRTTLRIPVKAWGGLGQGQVKVTVNGLDLPGENLPPFSREWTLGVRPAYPALLKHYRAVLKNEPWSLPAGTLEQFDASGRQALLSLSSRPPLNLGAQISALKAYPYGCLEQTASGLYPSLYADDALLKRLSIKGEPDAERKRKIELGIERLLGMQRYNGSFGLWGADGEEEYWLTAYVTDFLLRARDQGFAVPPEALKKASERLLRYVQERNLIEVDYSDNADHTRFAVQAYAGMVLARSQQAPLGALRSIFERRSDARSGLPLVQLAIALQKMGDQPRADQALLAGLAAQRKANEWLADYGSPLRDQAMILALLEENDLAKGKREERLFTLSDQLAASPYLSTQERNSLFLAGRLGFAQPEANWQVSLTGSGGVHELNNQQSSLELEGKLLSSDLALSNQGDTPVYQQLTISGYPQVPPAAGGDNLSIRREYLGMNGQPLNLRNLNSGDLVLVHLAVSAKQRVPDALVVDLLPAGLELENQNLAQSAASLENASSQVKEWRESMQNASLKHQEFRDDRYVAAMNLQGDGTTHLLYLARAVTPGTYRVPPPQVESMYRPNWQAVGETPADLVIKGR, via the coding sequence ATGCTTAACAAAGGAATGTTCCTTGCCTGTGCGCTGGCCCTGCTGAGTGCCTGCGATTCTTCCGACAAACCGGCTGTCCCGCCCGCGCCAACCGTGGCCACAGCGCCGAAACCGGCCAAGGCGGCAGTGGACGTGGCGGCGCTCAAGCAGCGTTACGCCGGGCGTGAGTTGAACGTGGTGGACGTGTCCGAGGTGCAACTGGACGGGGCCAGTACCTTGTCCGTGAGTTTTTCCATTCCACTGGACCCGGATCAGAAGTTCGCCGACAAACTCCATCTGGTGGACAGCAAGTCGGGCAAGGTCGATGGCGCCTGGGAGCTTTCCGATAACCTGATGGAGTTGCGCCTGCGCCACCTGGAGCCGCAGCGCAAGCTGGTGCTGACAGTGGATGCCGGTGTGAAAGCGGTCAACGACAACGCGCTCGCCGCCGAGTACAGCGCCCGCCTGGAAACCCGTGACCTGCAAGCCACCGTCGGCTTCGCCAGCCGCGGCACCTTGCTGCCGACGCGCCTGGCCGAGGGCCTGCCGGTGATCGCGCTGAACGTCGACAAAGTCGACGTTGAATTCTTCCGCATCAAGCCTGAATCCCTGCCGGCGTTCCTCGCGCAGTGGGGGCGCAATACCAGCCTGCAAAGCTACGAATCCCGCGAGTTGCTGCCCATGGCCGACCTGGTCTACGGTGGCCGTTTCGACCTGAACCCGGCGCGAAACACCCGCGAAACCCTGTTGCTGCCGATCGCCGGCCTCAAGCCGCTGCAGCAACCGGGCGTGTACCTGGCGGTGATGCGCACCTCGGGCTCCTACGATTATTCGCAGCCGGCCACGCTGTTCACCCTCAGTGATATCGGTTTGTCGGTGCACCGCTACGCCAATCGCCTGGATGTATTTACCCAGGCGCTGGAGGGCGGCAAGGCCCTGGACGGCGTCGACCTGGAAGTGCTCGATGCCAACGGCCGTGTGCTCGGCCAGGGCAAGACCGAGAAAGGCGGCCACGCCGAATTGCCATTGCCGAAAAAGGCCCAGGTGCTGCTGGCCAAGCAGGGTGAACAGACCAGTATGTTGCGCCTCGACAGCGCAGCCCTGGATCTGGCCGAGTTCGACATCGGCGGCCAACCCTCCCACCCGTTGCAGTTCTTCGTCTTTGGCCCGCGTGACCTGTATCGCCCCGGCGAAACCGTGCTGCTGAATGCGCTGCTACGGGACAAGGACGGCAATGCGGTCAAGCCGCAACCGGTGAGCGTCGAAGTGCGCCGCCCGGACGAGCAGGTCAGCCGCAAATTCGTGTGGGATGCCGACGCGTCCGGCCTCTATCAATACGCGCTGCAGCTGGCTGGCGAGGCGCCGACCGGGCGCTGGCAATTGGTGTTCGACCTGGGCGATGGAAAACCGCAGCTGTATGAATTCCTCGTCGAAGACTTCCTGCCCGAGCGCCTGGCGCTGGAACTCAAGGGCAGCGACACGGCCTTGAGCCCGGCGGATAACCCGACCATCCACGTCAACGGCCGCTACCTCTACGGTGCGCCGGCGTCCGGCAATCGGGTCAGCGGCCAGGTGTATGTGCGCCCGCTGCGCGAAGCGGTCAAGTCGCTGCCGGGCTATCAGTTCGGCTCCGTCACCGAAGAAGAGCTGAGCCAGGATTTCGAGCTGGACGAAAGCGTACTCGACGCCAAGGGCCAGGAAGAACTGACTCTGGAAAGCAAATGGGCCGACGCCAAGTCGCCGCTGCAACTGATCGTGCAAGCCAGCCTGCAAGAGTCGGGCGGGCGGCCGATCACCCGGCGCCTGGTGCAGCCGATCTGGCCGGCCGAGCAACTGCCGGGCCTGCGCGGGCTGTTTGACGGCAAGGAAACCAATGGCGATGGCCCGGCGGAATTCGAAGTGCTGGTGGCCAACCAGGAGGGGCAAAAGCTTGCGGCGCAAAACCTCAAGGTGCGCCTGGTGCGCGAGCGCCGCGACTACTACTGGAACTATTCGGAGAGTGATGGCTGGAGTTACCACTTCAACGAGAAATTCCTCAACCTTGACGAACAGAGCCTGAACATCAAAGCCGGCGACACGGCCAAAGTCAGCTTCCAGGTGGAGTGGGGCCCGTACCGCGTTGAGGTCGAAGACCCGCAGACCGGTCTGGTCAGCAGCCTGCGCTTCTGGGCCGGCTACCAGGCCCAGGACAACACCGAAGGTGGCGCCGTGCGGCCGGACCAGATCAAGCTTGCGCTGGATAAACCGGCGTATGGCGACGGCGATACCGCCACTGTCACCGTTACGCCACCCGCTGCCGGCAAGGGCTATCTGCTGGTGGAATCCGCCGAAGGGCCGTTATGGTGGCAGGAAATCGATGTGCCGGCCGAGGGCAAAAGCTTCGCCGTGAAGCTGGACCCGAAATGGTCGCGCCATGACCTGTACGTGAGCGCCTTGGTGATCCGCCCCGGCGAGCGCAAAGCCAATATCACCCCCAAACGTGCGGTGGGCCTGCTGCATCTGCCATTGGATCGTACCCAGCGCAAACTGAGCCTAACCCTCACCGCGCCGGAAAAAATGCGCCCCAAACAACCGTTGACGGTGAAGGTCACCGCCAAAAATGCCGATGGCAGCGTGCCCAAACAGGTGCATGTGCTGGTGGCGGCGGTGGACGTGGGCATCCTTAATATCACCGAATACCCCACGCCAGACCCGTACTCCAGCCTGTTCGGTCGCAAGGCCTACGGCGTGGACCAGTTCGATATCTACGGCCAGTTGATCGAAGCCGGGCAGGGCCGTCTGGCCAGCCTGGCCTTCGGCGGTGACGCGGCGCTGGCCAAGGGCGGCAAGCGCCCGGACACCAGCGTGACTATCGTGGCCTTGCAGAGCGCGTCGGTGACCTTGAACGAGCAGGGCGAGGGCGAAGTCAGCGTCAATATCCCCGACTTCAACGGTGAGTTGCGCCTGATGGCCCAGGCCTGGAGCGATGATCGCTACGGCATGGCCGAGGGCAAGACGGTGATCGCCGCGCCGCTGATTGCCGAGCTGTCGGCGCCGCGTTTCCTCGCCGGTGGTGACCAGACCACGCTGGCGCTGGACCTGTCCAACCTGTCGGGCAAGGCGCAGAAACTTGATGTGCAACTGAGTGCCGAAGGGCAACTGGAGTTGGTCAACGGCGGCCTACAAACCGTTGAGCTTAAGCAAGGCCAGCGCACCACGCTGCGTATCCCGGTAAAAGCCTGGGGCGGTTTGGGCCAGGGCCAAGTCAAGGTCACCGTGAATGGCCTGGACCTGCCGGGTGAAAACCTGCCGCCGTTCAGCCGTGAATGGACCCTGGGCGTGCGCCCGGCGTATCCGGCGTTGCTCAAGCATTACCGCGCAGTACTGAAAAACGAGCCGTGGAGCCTGCCTGCCGGCACCCTGGAGCAGTTCGATGCCTCGGGGCGTCAGGCGTTGCTCAGCCTGTCGAGCCGGCCACCGCTGAACCTCGGCGCGCAGATCAGCGCGCTCAAGGCCTACCCCTACGGCTGCCTGGAGCAAACCGCCAGCGGCCTGTACCCATCACTCTATGCCGACGATGCCTTGCTCAAGCGCCTGAGCATCAAGGGCGAGCCGGATGCCGAGCGTAAACGCAAGATCGAGCTGGGCATCGAGCGCCTGCTGGGCATGCAGCGCTACAACGGCAGCTTTGGTTTGTGGGGCGCCGATGGCGAAGAGGAATACTGGCTGACGGCGTATGTCACCGACTTCCTGCTGCGGGCCCGCGACCAGGGGTTTGCCGTGCCGCCTGAAGCCTTGAAGAAAGCCAGCGAGCGCCTGTTGCGGTATGTGCAGGAGCGCAACCTGATCGAAGTCGACTACAGCGACAACGCCGACCACACCCGCTTTGCCGTGCAGGCCTACGCCGGCATGGTACTGGCGCGCAGTCAGCAGGCGCCGTTGGGCGCGTTGCGCAGTATTTTCGAACGACGCAGCGATGCGCGCTCAGGCTTGCCGCTGGTGCAGTTGGCCATCGCGCTGCAGAAGATGGGTGACCAGCCGCGTGCCGATCAAGCCTTGCTCGCCGGCTTGGCAGCGCAGCGCAAGGCCAATGAGTGGCTGGCCGACTACGGCAGCCCGCTGCGTGACCAGGCGATGATCCTGGCGCTGCTCGAAGAAAACGACTTGGCCAAGGGCAAGCGTGAGGAGCGGTTGTTCACGCTGTCGGATCAGTTGGCGGCCAGCCCGTACTTGTCGACCCAGGAGCGTAATTCGCTGTTCCTCGCCGGGCGCCTGGGGTTCGCGCAGCCTGAGGCGAACTGGCAAGTGTCGCTCACCGGCAGCGGCGGCGTGCATGAGTTGAATAATCAACAGTCGAGCCTGGAGCTGGAGGGCAAGTTGCTGTCCAGCGACCTGGCCTTGAGCAATCAGGGGGACACGCCGGTTTACCAGCAACTGACGATTTCGGGTTACCCACAAGTGCCGCCGGCTGCGGGGGGCGATAACCTGAGTATCCGCCGCGAGTACCTGGGCATGAACGGTCAGCCGTTGAACCTGCGTAACCTCAACAGCGGCGACCTGGTGCTGGTGCATCTGGCGGTCAGCGCCAAGCAGCGTGTACCTGACGCCCTGGTGGTGGATTTGCTGCCGGCGGGCCTGGAGCTGGAAAACCAGAACCTGGCGCAAAGTGCCGCCAGCCTGGAAAACGCCAGCAGCCAAGTCAAGGAGTGGCGCGAGTCGATGCAGAACGCATCGCTCAAGCATCAGGAGTTCCGGGATGACCGGTACGTGGCAGCGATGAATCTGCAGGGCGATGGCACCACGCACCTGCTGTATCTGGCGCGGGCGGTGACACCGGGGACCTACCGCGTACCGCCGCCGCAGGTGGAGTCGATGTATCGGCCGAACTGGCAGGCGGTGGGCGAGACTCCGGCGGACCTGGTGATCAAGGGCCGTTGA
- a CDS encoding MATE family efflux transporter has product MTTLLTDWRHRPTHRRVWALAAPMILSNISVPLVALVDSMVIGHLPHAHQLGAVAVGASLYTFLAWAMGFLRMGSTGFAAQAAGRGDGAALRQILLQGLLLALGLAMLLGTVGIPLSHLALEWMQPSPELNQLTREFFHTRLFGLPAALASYALVGWFLGTQNARAPLAILLTTNLVNIGLNLWFVLGLDWGVVGSARASVIAEWTGALLGLALTQKALRAYPGHIAWAALKRWQSWRPLLAVNRDIFIRSLALQSVFFLITVQGARLGDATVAANALLLNGLLLTAHALDGLAHAVEALCGHAIGAHDRQSLRRSLVVAGGWSLIASVGFALLFSVAGHLFIAMQTDIPNVRATADLYLPYLAVLPLIAVWSYLLDGLFIGATRAREMRNGMLLTVLLTVPFAWALQGLGNHGLWITFLLFMALRSLTLWMIAWQLNKQDRWLGGSTR; this is encoded by the coding sequence ATGACCACCCTGCTCACCGACTGGCGCCATCGCCCCACTCACCGCCGCGTCTGGGCGCTGGCCGCGCCGATGATTCTGTCGAACATCTCGGTGCCGCTGGTGGCGCTGGTCGACAGCATGGTCATCGGCCACCTGCCCCACGCTCACCAACTGGGTGCGGTAGCCGTCGGTGCCAGCCTCTATACCTTCCTGGCCTGGGCCATGGGCTTCCTGCGCATGGGTTCCACCGGCTTTGCCGCCCAGGCCGCCGGGCGCGGGGACGGTGCCGCACTGCGGCAAATTCTGCTACAAGGTTTGTTGCTGGCATTGGGGCTGGCCATGCTGCTGGGCACCGTGGGCATTCCCCTGAGCCACCTGGCGCTGGAGTGGATGCAGCCCTCCCCCGAGCTGAATCAACTGACCCGCGAATTTTTCCACACCCGCCTGTTCGGCCTGCCCGCCGCCCTGGCCAGCTATGCGCTGGTCGGCTGGTTCCTCGGCACGCAAAACGCCCGCGCACCGCTGGCGATCTTGCTGACCACCAATCTGGTCAACATTGGGTTGAACCTGTGGTTCGTACTCGGCCTGGACTGGGGCGTGGTCGGCTCCGCACGCGCCTCGGTCATCGCCGAATGGACCGGCGCCCTGCTTGGCCTGGCCCTCACGCAAAAAGCCCTGCGCGCCTACCCCGGGCATATCGCCTGGGCCGCGCTGAAGCGGTGGCAAAGCTGGCGCCCATTGCTGGCGGTGAACCGCGACATTTTTATCCGCAGCCTCGCGCTGCAATCGGTGTTTTTCCTGATCACCGTGCAAGGCGCAAGGTTGGGCGATGCGACCGTGGCGGCCAATGCGCTGCTGCTCAATGGGCTGTTGCTGACCGCCCATGCGCTGGACGGCCTGGCCCATGCGGTCGAAGCCCTGTGCGGCCACGCCATCGGCGCCCATGATCGCCAGTCCCTGCGCCGCTCTTTGGTGGTCGCCGGCGGCTGGTCGCTGATCGCCAGTGTCGGTTTCGCGCTGCTGTTCAGCGTCGCCGGCCACCTGTTTATCGCCATGCAAACCGACATCCCCAACGTGCGCGCAACCGCCGACCTCTACCTGCCCTATCTGGCAGTGCTGCCATTGATTGCAGTGTGGAGCTACCTGTTGGACGGCCTGTTTATCGGCGCCACACGTGCGCGGGAAATGCGCAACGGGATGCTGCTGACGGTGTTGCTGACCGTGCCGTTCGCCTGGGCACTGCAGGGGCTCGGTAACCACGGGTTGTGGATAACCTTTCTGCTGTTCATGGCCCTGCGCAGCCTGACACTCTGGATGATTGCCTGGCAGTTGAATAAACAGGACCGCTGGCTCGGCGGTTCCACGCGCTGA
- a CDS encoding alpha/beta hydrolase — translation MSSKYLQAFTLACVAFLAACSPIKVLNAFTPSSTFTKTTSIAYGDDPRQTLDIYRPVTASPNAPVVVFFYGGSWNSGSKEDYAFVGEALASRGIVVVIADYRLYPQVRYPAFLQDGAQAVAWTHQHIAGYGADPQKLYVMGHSSGAYNAAMLALDPQWLAGVGLAPSVFKGWIGLAGPYDFLPIENPDVKPVFFFPDSPPDSQPINHVTHGAPPSLLIASTDDNLVNPTRNTGGLAKKLRAAGVPVEVFYFTRTSHATLVASISKPLRWLAPVLDRVTGFIRYTPVQ, via the coding sequence ATGTCGAGCAAATACCTGCAAGCATTTACCCTGGCATGCGTTGCATTCCTCGCAGCCTGCTCCCCGATCAAAGTGCTCAACGCATTTACTCCCTCCAGCACTTTCACCAAAACCACCTCCATCGCCTACGGCGATGACCCGCGCCAGACACTCGATATCTACCGTCCCGTTACCGCCTCGCCCAATGCCCCGGTCGTAGTGTTCTTCTATGGCGGCAGTTGGAACAGCGGCTCCAAGGAGGACTACGCTTTCGTCGGCGAAGCCCTGGCCTCGCGCGGGATCGTGGTGGTGATTGCCGACTACCGGCTTTACCCGCAAGTGCGTTACCCCGCGTTTCTACAGGACGGTGCCCAAGCGGTGGCCTGGACACACCAGCACATCGCCGGGTACGGTGCGGATCCGCAAAAGCTTTATGTGATGGGCCACAGTTCGGGGGCCTACAACGCCGCGATGCTGGCGCTCGACCCGCAGTGGTTGGCCGGGGTCGGGCTGGCGCCTTCAGTCTTCAAGGGCTGGATCGGGCTGGCCGGGCCGTATGACTTCCTGCCGATTGAAAACCCTGACGTGAAGCCGGTGTTTTTCTTCCCCGACTCTCCGCCTGATTCCCAACCCATCAACCACGTCACCCATGGCGCGCCGCCGAGCCTGTTGATCGCTTCGACGGACGACAACCTGGTCAACCCAACGCGCAATACCGGCGGGCTGGCGAAAAAACTGCGCGCCGCGGGTGTGCCGGTCGAGGTGTTCTATTTCACCAGGACCAGCCATGCAACGCTGGTAGCGTCTATCTCCAAACCCCTGCGCTGGCTGGCGCCCGTGCTGGATCGGGTGACGGGCTTTATCCGATATACGCCCGTTCAATAA
- the speA gene encoding arginine decarboxylase yields the protein MSVRRTRKDDGSQWTVADSRSVYGIRHWGAGYFAINDAGRVEVRPNGPNSTPVDLYEQVDELRKSGLSLPLLVRFPDILQDRVRQLTGAFDSNIERLEYQSKYTALYPIKVNQQEAVIENIIATQNVSIGLEAGSKPELLAVLALAPKGGTIVCNGYKDREFIRLALMGQKLGHNVFIVIEKESEVELVIEEAASLKVKPQVGLRVRLSSLASSKWADTGGEKSKFGLSAAQLLSVVERFRAAGLDQGIRLLHFHMGSQIANLADYQHGFKEAIRYYGELRNLGLPVDHIDVGGGLGVDYDGTHSRNASSINYDMDDYAGVVVGMLKEFCDAQSLPHPNIFSESGRSLTAHHAMLVVQVTDVEKHNDEIPTIENKESLPETVQWLVDLLGPTDIEMVTETYWRATHYMSDVATQYADGKLTLAEKALAEQCYFAVCRRLHNSLKARQRSHRQVLDELNDKLADKYICNFSVFQSLPDTWAIGQVLPILPLHRLDEEPLRRAVLQDLTCDSDGKIKQYVDEQSIETSLPVHGLNEGEDYLLGIFLVGAYQEILGDMHNLFGDTDSVNIYQREDGSVYSAGIETHDTIEDMLRYVHLSPEELMTHYRDKCASAKISASERTQFLDALRLGLTRSSYLSS from the coding sequence ATGTCCGTACGACGCACACGCAAAGACGATGGCAGCCAATGGACAGTTGCGGACAGCCGCAGTGTTTACGGGATTCGCCATTGGGGGGCCGGGTATTTCGCGATCAATGATGCCGGTCGCGTTGAAGTCCGTCCGAACGGCCCGAACAGCACGCCTGTCGACCTGTACGAGCAAGTGGACGAGCTGCGTAAAAGTGGCCTGTCCTTGCCGTTGCTGGTGCGCTTCCCCGACATCCTGCAGGACCGCGTGCGCCAGCTGACCGGTGCCTTCGACTCGAACATCGAACGCCTGGAATACCAGAGCAAGTACACCGCGCTGTACCCGATCAAGGTGAACCAGCAGGAAGCGGTGATCGAAAATATCATCGCCACCCAGAACGTCTCCATCGGCCTGGAAGCCGGCTCCAAGCCGGAGCTGCTGGCCGTGCTGGCCCTGGCGCCGAAGGGCGGCACCATCGTCTGCAACGGTTACAAAGACCGTGAGTTCATCCGCCTGGCGTTGATGGGCCAGAAGCTCGGCCACAATGTGTTCATCGTGATCGAGAAAGAATCCGAAGTTGAGCTGGTGATCGAAGAGGCCGCGAGCCTCAAGGTCAAGCCGCAGGTCGGCCTGCGCGTACGTTTATCGTCCCTGGCATCAAGCAAGTGGGCAGACACCGGTGGCGAAAAATCCAAGTTCGGTTTGTCGGCGGCGCAGCTGCTGTCGGTGGTCGAGCGCTTCCGCGCGGCGGGCCTGGACCAGGGCATCCGCCTGCTGCACTTCCATATGGGCTCGCAGATCGCCAACCTGGCCGACTACCAGCACGGGTTCAAGGAAGCCATTCGTTACTACGGCGAACTGCGCAACCTCGGCCTGCCGGTGGACCACATCGACGTTGGCGGCGGTTTGGGCGTGGACTACGACGGTACGCACTCGCGTAACGCCAGCTCGATCAACTACGACATGGACGACTATGCCGGCGTGGTCGTGGGCATGCTCAAGGAATTCTGCGACGCGCAAAGCCTGCCGCACCCGAATATCTTCTCTGAAAGCGGCCGCTCCCTGACCGCCCACCACGCCATGTTGGTGGTGCAGGTTACCGACGTCGAGAAACACAACGACGAAATCCCGACCATCGAAAACAAGGAAAGCCTGCCGGAAACCGTGCAATGGCTGGTGGACCTGCTGGGCCCGACCGACATCGAGATGGTCACCGAAACCTACTGGCGCGCCACTCACTACATGAGCGACGTGGCCACCCAATACGCCGACGGTAAATTGACCCTGGCCGAGAAAGCCCTGGCCGAACAGTGCTACTTCGCCGTCTGCCGCCGCCTGCACAACTCGCTCAAGGCTCGCCAGCGCTCGCACCGCCAGGTGCTGGACGAACTCAACGACAAGCTGGCCGACAAGTACATCTGCAACTTCTCGGTATTCCAGAGCCTGCCGGACACCTGGGCCATCGGCCAGGTGCTGCCGATCCTGCCGTTGCACCGTCTCGACGAAGAGCCGCTGCGCCGTGCGGTATTGCAGGACCTGACCTGCGACTCCGACGGCAAGATCAAGCAATACGTCGACGAGCAGAGCATCGAGACCAGCTTGCCGGTGCACGGTCTGAACGAAGGTGAGGACTACCTGCTGGGGATCTTCCTGGTCGGCGCGTACCAAGAGATTCTGGGCGATATGCACAACCTGTTCGGTGACACCGACTCGGTGAACATCTACCAGCGTGAAGACGGTTCGGTGTACAGCGCCGGGATCGAGACTCACGACACCATCGAAGACATGCTGCGCTATGTGCACTTGTCGCCGGAGGAGTTGATGACGCACTACCGTGACAAGTGTGCGAGCGCGAAGATCAGCGCCAGTGAGCGTACGCAGTTCCTCGACGCACTGCGTCTGGGGCTGACGCGGTCTTCGTACCTGTCTTCGTAA
- a CDS encoding translation initiation factor Sui1, giving the protein MAKKAASFAALGGLVFSTDAGRHCPDCRQPVGSCTCKQTLIPEGDGIARVRRESKGRGGKTVTTITGVPLAEDALKDLATTLKKRCGTGGALKDGVIEIQGDHVELLLAELIKLGYKAKKSGG; this is encoded by the coding sequence GTGGCCAAAAAAGCCGCATCCTTCGCCGCCCTTGGTGGCCTGGTATTTTCCACCGATGCAGGTCGACACTGCCCGGACTGTCGTCAGCCCGTGGGTTCGTGCACCTGCAAACAAACCCTGATCCCTGAAGGCGACGGCATTGCCCGTGTGCGCCGCGAAAGCAAAGGCCGTGGCGGCAAGACGGTGACCACCATCACCGGCGTGCCCTTGGCCGAAGACGCGCTGAAGGACCTCGCTACCACGCTGAAAAAACGTTGTGGCACTGGAGGGGCGTTGAAAGACGGGGTTATCGAGATCCAGGGCGATCACGTCGAGTTGCTGTTGGCCGAGCTGATCAAGCTCGGGTACAAGGCCAAGAAGTCCGGCGGCTGA
- a CDS encoding NUDIX hydrolase, whose translation MDATQNEAAHRAASDAELICWVDEHDTLLGHLVRSDLRQRGLIGRCTFIFLFNSAGELCVHRRTLSKALYPGFWDTAAGGMVAAGESYAVSAARELEEELGVGGVELVEHDHFYFEDGDSRLWCTSYSAIWDGPLRLQPEEVMEARFLPLEVVLQEAEQKPYCPDAQEGLRRYLASRR comes from the coding sequence ATGGACGCTACTCAAAACGAGGCCGCACACCGTGCGGCCTCTGATGCCGAACTGATCTGCTGGGTCGACGAGCACGACACGCTGCTCGGCCACCTCGTCAGGTCCGACCTGCGCCAGCGCGGCCTGATCGGTCGCTGCACTTTTATCTTCCTATTCAATTCGGCCGGCGAGCTGTGTGTGCATCGGCGCACCCTGAGTAAAGCCCTGTACCCGGGGTTTTGGGATACGGCGGCGGGCGGGATGGTCGCGGCAGGGGAGTCCTATGCGGTGTCGGCCGCCCGTGAGCTGGAAGAGGAATTGGGTGTAGGCGGCGTGGAGCTGGTCGAACATGACCATTTCTACTTTGAGGATGGCGACAGTCGGCTCTGGTGCACATCCTACTCCGCGATCTGGGATGGGCCATTGCGCCTGCAGCCCGAAGAAGTCATGGAAGCGCGCTTTTTACCGCTTGAAGTGGTGCTGCAAGAGGCTGAACAAAAGCCTTACTGCCCGGACGCCCAGGAGGGCTTGCGCCGCTATCTGGCGTCACGTCGCTAA
- a CDS encoding DUF2333 family protein: MLDWKNRAGSAKGPAPEPKSANRSYFRTLLMSRAVLSVLGLYLLVAGALGWYWSEEPALFPVQQNAQIAAEKEGKQMVVGFTTVETLKTVVGTLLNKPGGYISNDRFPPGLWMDNMPSWEYGVLVQVRDLTRALRKDFARSQSQSAEDADLAKAEPRFNFDNKSWVLPSSESEYQEGINSLSRYEARLSDPNQRGALFYARADNLNNWLGDVATRLGSLSQRLSASVGRVKLNTALKTEALAPGEVPQVDEEVVETPWMQIDNVFYEARGQAWALSHLLRAIEVDFADVLAKKNATVSVRQIIRELEASQEPVWSPMILNGSGFGVLANHSLVMANYISRANAAVIDLRQLLNQG, encoded by the coding sequence ATGCTGGACTGGAAAAACCGCGCAGGCAGTGCCAAAGGCCCCGCCCCTGAGCCCAAGTCGGCCAACCGCAGCTATTTTCGTACTCTGCTGATGAGCCGGGCCGTGCTCAGCGTGCTCGGCCTGTACCTGCTGGTCGCCGGTGCCCTGGGCTGGTACTGGAGCGAAGAGCCGGCGCTGTTCCCGGTCCAGCAAAATGCGCAGATTGCCGCCGAGAAGGAAGGCAAGCAGATGGTGGTGGGCTTTACCACCGTCGAAACCCTCAAAACCGTGGTCGGCACCTTGCTGAACAAGCCCGGTGGCTACATTTCCAACGACCGCTTCCCGCCGGGCCTGTGGATGGACAACATGCCGAGTTGGGAATACGGCGTGCTGGTGCAGGTACGCGACCTGACCCGCGCCCTGCGTAAAGACTTCGCCCGCTCCCAGTCGCAGTCGGCGGAAGATGCGGATTTGGCCAAGGCCGAGCCGCGCTTCAACTTCGACAACAAGAGCTGGGTGCTGCCCTCCAGCGAGTCGGAATACCAGGAAGGCATCAACTCCCTGAGTCGCTATGAAGCACGTCTGTCGGACCCGAACCAGCGCGGTGCATTGTTCTATGCGCGTGCCGACAACCTGAACAACTGGCTGGGCGACGTCGCCACCCGCCTGGGTTCGCTGTCGCAACGCCTGTCGGCCAGCGTGGGCCGGGTCAAATTGAACACCGCACTCAAAACCGAGGCCCTGGCGCCGGGTGAAGTGCCGCAGGTCGATGAAGAAGTGGTGGAAACCCCATGGATGCAGATCGATAACGTGTTCTACGAAGCCCGTGGCCAGGCGTGGGCCTTGTCCCACCTGCTGCGTGCCATCGAAGTCGACTTTGCCGATGTACTGGCCAAGAAGAACGCCACCGTCAGCGTGCGCCAGATCATTCGCGAGCTGGAAGCCTCGCAGGAACCGGTCTGGAGCCCTATGATTCTCAACGGCAGCGGCTTTGGCGTATTGGCCAACCACTCGCTGGTGATGGCCAACTATATTTCCCGGGCAAACGCTGCAGTGATCGACTTGCGTCAGCTCCTCAACCAGGGTTGA